The sequence CCTTTTACTCTACCTTTTTTAGATAAATATATCATCTGGATATTGAAGTTAAGCCCTGCTATCATTTCGATGGCAGGGCTTTTTAATGTTTGGGACACTACCTTCTTATCTATATTTTGATGGAGCTGAAGTTGACATCTACAAAGTTTAATGTTAAAATACATTCAAAAATATATTTGAATGAGGTGCTTTATGGTTCAAAATGTTGTTACTTCAATAATCCTGTATTCTGGGACAGCCGTAGACTTACTTATTATCCTAATGTTATTTTTTGCCAAAAGAAAAAGCAGAAAAGACATCATTAACATCTATTTAGGACAATTTCTAGGCTCTGTTAGTCTAATATTGCTAAGTTTACTTTTTGCATTTGTCTTAAATTATATTCCTAGTAAAGAGATTTTAGGTTTGCTCGGTTTGATTCCAATTTTCCTAGGACTCAAAGTTTTGCTTTTAGGAGATTCTGATGGAGAAGCTATTGCAAAAGATGGTTTGCGCAAAGATAATAAAAACCTGATTTTTCTAGTCGCTATGATTACTTTTGCAAGTTGTGGTGCTGACAATATTGGTGTTTTTGTCCCATATTTTATTACCTTAAATTTAGCGAATTTGATAGTGGCTTTACTTACCTTTCTAGTCATGATTTATCTCTTGGTTTTTTCTGCCCAAAAATTGGCACAAGTCCCTTCTGTTGGAGAAACTTTGGAAAAATATAGCAGATGGTTTATTGCCGTTGTTTATTTAGGACTGGGGATGTATATCCTGATTGAAAACAACAGCTTTAACATGCTAAGGACTGTGTTCGGCTAGGAGAAAAAATTATGAAAAAAGATAGTATCTGCCAAGTGAATATTATAAATCAGCAAAATGTTACAACCGCAACGAACTACCTTGAAA comes from Streptococcus oralis and encodes:
- a CDS encoding CadD family cadmium resistance transporter encodes the protein MVQNVVTSIILYSGTAVDLLIILMLFFAKRKSRKDIINIYLGQFLGSVSLILLSLLFAFVLNYIPSKEILGLLGLIPIFLGLKVLLLGDSDGEAIAKDGLRKDNKNLIFLVAMITFASCGADNIGVFVPYFITLNLANLIVALLTFLVMIYLLVFSAQKLAQVPSVGETLEKYSRWFIAVVYLGLGMYILIENNSFNMLRTVFG